GCTGACCAAGTTTGAATGGAGGCTCCGCTGGGTCGTAGTGGTAGCACTGATGCGCCGGCATAGTCCATCCGTTCCATCCGCCGTCGGGCCCGCCGTAGACGGGTTGCGCGGAAACGTCTACGCACCGGGTCCACGACCCGTCCGGCTGCACCGGACCGTCGCAGTACAGCGCCCCGAGCGCGTTCGACTCGCAGTTTGTGCCCATCGGGTCGCCGGGATAGCCGTTTGCGGCAGGGATAGCCGTCAGCGTGGCAGCTATGCCCGCCCCCATCGCAAGTGCAGTCGCTCTCATCGCGTGATCCTCCCCGAAAATGCTATTGATAAGCCTATAGACCCTGGACAGGCAGGTTGCCGCTCATCTGCATCGCTCACTAGCAGCGCATGCCTGCCAGAACGGACTTCGGCAATTCGCGACCTAGAGGGGCGCGCGTCATTTGTCCTTGCCCAGCCATTTTCTAACCGTCATCCGGTTCACACCGAGGTGCGTCGTGATGTTGACCTCGGATACGCCGTTGGCGTCCGCTTCGATGGCAGCCGCTTCGGCGGCCTTCATTGCAGCGGCGAGGTTCTGTCGAGCGGTGGTGATGGCCGCGTTGGCTTGCTTGAGCTTATCCATGTATAGCACTATACATATTTGTATAGGGGTATACAAGTCCGCGTCGAGGAGCTGGTGGTCGGGGTATTTCAGCAAACCGGGGCCGGGCCCGCATCAACCGCTAGCTCCGCCAGAGAAGCATGTTGCGCGACAACGCTTCCTAGCTGGGTCAGTGCGCGAAATGCCGCGCCCCGGTCAGGTACAGCGTGATCCCGGCCTCGGTGGCCGCCGCGGTCACCTCGTCGTCGCGGACCGAGCCGCCCGGGTGCACGATCGCCTTCACCCCGGCCGCGGTCAGCGTCTGCAGCCCGTCGGGGAACGGGAAGAACGCGTCGGAGGCCGCCACCGCGCCGGCCACCCGCTCACCGCCGCGTTCGACGGCCAAGCGGGCCGCGTCGACGCGGTTGACCTGGCCCATCCCCACGCCGATCGTGGCGCCGTTGCTTGCGACCACGATCGCGTTCGACTTGACCGCGCGGCAGGCCCGCCAGGCGAAGGCCAGATCGGCCAGCGTGGCCGGGTCGGCCGGTGATCCGGTGGCCAGCGTCCAGTTCGCCGGGTCGTCGCCGTCGGCGTCGAGGCCGTCACGGCTCTGCATCAACATTCCTCCGCTGACCTGACGCCACTCGGTGCCGCCACGCAGCGGTTCGGAGGCCACCAGCACTCGAATGTTCTTCTTGCGCGCCAAGATCTCGACGGCACCGGGCTCGTAGGCGGGCGCGACGATGACCTCGGTGAAGATGGTGCTGACGAACTCCGCCATCTCGACGCTGACCTCGGTGTTCGCCGCGATCACCCCACCGAAGGCGCTCAGCGGATCGCATTCGTGGGCTTTGCGGTGGGCGTCGGCCACCGAAGTCGACGAGACCGCGATCCCGCACGGGTTGGCGTGCTTGATGATCGCCACGCAGATCTCTTCGTGATCGAAGGCCGCCCGCCACGCGGCGTCCGCGTCGGTGAAGTTGTTGTAGGACATCTCTTTTCCGTGCAGCTGATCTGCTTGAGCCAGGCCCGGCCAGGCGGCGGCGTCACAGTAGAGTGCGGCCTGTTGGTGCGGGTTCTCGCCGTAGCGCAGCTGCGCCGTCCGCCGGTAGGTGCGCCCGAACCACTCCGGCATCGCCTGACGCGGTTCTCCGGCCCGTTCGAAGGGCGCCAACGTCGACGACATCCACCCGGCGACCGCGACGTCGTATTCGGCGGTGTGCCGAAACGCCAGTGCCGCCAGGCGTTTGCGTTCATCGAGGGTGAACCCTCCGGCGTTGACCGCGGCCAGCACGCCGTCGTAACCGAGCGGGTCGACCACCACGGCGACGCTGGGGTGGTTCTTGGCGGCCGCCCGGATCATCGACGGCCCACCGATGTCGATCTGCTCGACGCATTCATCGATGCCGGCGCCGGAGTCCACGGTCTCGCTGAACGGGTAGAGGTTGACCACCACCAGCTCGAAGGGCGCGATGTCCAGTTCGTCGA
This is a stretch of genomic DNA from Mycolicibacter terrae. It encodes these proteins:
- a CDS encoding CDGP domain-containing protein codes for the protein MRATALAMGAGIAATLTAIPAANGYPGDPMGTNCESNALGALYCDGPVQPDGSWTRCVDVSAQPVYGGPDGGWNGWTMPAHQCYHYDPAEPPFKLGQPDHHIGDGL
- the purH gene encoding bifunctional phosphoribosylaminoimidazolecarboxamide formyltransferase/IMP cyclohydrolase, with product MTDGKRTIRRALISVYDKTGLVDLAAGLHAAGVDIVSTGSTAKTIAAKGIPVTPVEQLTGFPEVLDGRVKTLHPRVHAGLLADLRKSEHAAALDELDIAPFELVVVNLYPFSETVDSGAGIDECVEQIDIGGPSMIRAAAKNHPSVAVVVDPLGYDGVLAAVNAGGFTLDERKRLAALAFRHTAEYDVAVAGWMSSTLAPFERAGEPRQAMPEWFGRTYRRTAQLRYGENPHQQAALYCDAAAWPGLAQADQLHGKEMSYNNFTDADAAWRAAFDHEEICVAIIKHANPCGIAVSSTSVADAHRKAHECDPLSAFGGVIAANTEVSVEMAEFVSTIFTEVIVAPAYEPGAVEILARKKNIRVLVASEPLRGGTEWRQVSGGMLMQSRDGLDADGDDPANWTLATGSPADPATLADLAFAWRACRAVKSNAIVVASNGATIGVGMGQVNRVDAARLAVERGGERVAGAVAASDAFFPFPDGLQTLTAAGVKAIVHPGGSVRDDEVTAAATEAGITLYLTGARHFAH